One window of Helicobacter winghamensis ATCC BAA-430 genomic DNA carries:
- a CDS encoding bifunctional 3,4-dihydroxy-2-butanone 4-phosphate synthase/GTP cyclohydrolase II — protein sequence MDNEVILRVELAIKAIQNGEMIIVMDDEDRENEGDLVMAGIFSTPEKINFMAQEARGLICVSITKETAQALDLPPMVSKNSSNHETAFTVSIDAKEAKTGISAYERDLTIQLMCKPSTKPEDFVRPGHIFPLIAKEGGVLERTGHTEASVDICRLAGLKPISVICEIMKEDGLMARRGDKFLSEFAKKHNLKILYVSDLIEYRLQFEQLIVMESKNVCKFLGADSIKIQFRDHLGRKHFVFGFGNSETPLVKFHSIREDLELLENENLFNSLMESIVRLREQGGYLIFLRTQNNRDIKGLGIGAQILKELGVKDFKLLSGSKSNELDGILSGFNLKILERIEI from the coding sequence ATGGATAATGAAGTAATTTTGCGTGTTGAGTTAGCAATAAAAGCAATCCAAAATGGTGAGATGATTATTGTAATGGATGATGAAGATAGAGAAAATGAAGGTGATTTGGTGATGGCAGGGATTTTTAGCACACCAGAAAAAATTAATTTTATGGCGCAAGAAGCGCGCGGGTTGATTTGTGTTTCTATTACAAAAGAGACTGCCCAAGCACTTGATTTACCACCAATGGTAAGTAAAAATAGTTCTAATCACGAGACAGCTTTTACGGTTTCTATTGATGCAAAAGAAGCAAAAACAGGAATTTCTGCATATGAGAGAGATTTAACAATTCAACTAATGTGTAAGCCAAGCACAAAACCAGAAGATTTTGTGCGTCCGGGGCATATTTTTCCACTTATTGCAAAAGAAGGTGGTGTGCTAGAGCGCACTGGGCATACTGAAGCTAGTGTGGATATTTGTCGCTTGGCAGGATTAAAGCCTATTAGTGTGATTTGTGAGATTATGAAAGAAGATGGATTAATGGCAAGAAGAGGGGATAAATTTTTAAGTGAGTTTGCAAAAAAGCATAATTTAAAAATCCTTTATGTCTCAGATTTGATAGAATACCGCTTGCAATTTGAGCAACTAATTGTAATGGAGAGTAAAAATGTGTGCAAGTTTCTAGGCGCAGATTCTATAAAAATACAATTTAGGGATCATTTGGGGAGAAAACATTTTGTATTTGGCTTTGGGAATTCAGAAACTCCGCTAGTAAAATTCCATAGTATTAGGGAAGATTTGGAGTTATTAGAAAATGAGAATTTATTTAACTCTTTAATGGAATCTATTGTGAGATTAAGAGAGCAAGGTGGGTATCTGATTTTTTTACGGACACAAAATAATAGGGATATTAAAGGTTTAGGTATCGGAGCGCAGATTTTAAAAGAATTAGGAGTAAAAGATTTTAAATTATTAAGTGGTTCTAAGAGTAATGAGCTAGATGGAATATTAAG